The genomic segment GTTTCGGCAAGCCGGCCCTGCGCCTGGCGATGCAGACCCGCGAGCAACATATCCGCCGCGAGAAAGCCACCAGCAACATTTGCACCGCGCAAGTGCTGCTGGCCAACATCGCCAGCATGTACGCCGTGTACCACGGCCCCAAAGGCCTGACGCAGATCGCCCAGCGCATTCATCACCTGACCGCCATTCTGGCCAAAGGCTTGAGCGCATTGGGCCTGAGCGTCGAGCAAGAACATTTCTTCGACACTCTGACCCTCAAGACCGGCGCCAACACCGCCAAACTGCACGACAAGGCGCGTGCCCGGCAGATCAACCTGCGCGTGGTCGATGCCGAGCGCCTGGGCCTGTCCCTGGACGAAACCACCAGCCAGGCCGACGTCGAAACCCTGTGGAGCCTGCTCGCCGACGGCAAGGCGCTGCCGGACTTCGGCACCCTCGCCGCTTCGGTGGTCAGCACGGTTCCGGCCGCTCTGGTTCGCCAGTCGCCGATCCTCAGCCACCCGGTGTTCAACCGTTATCACTCGGAAACCGAGCTGATGCGCTACCTGCGCAAGCTCGCCGACAAGGACCTGGCACTGGATCGCACCATGATCCCGCTGGGTTCGTGCACCATGAAACTCAACGCCGCCAGCGAGATGATCCCGGTGACCTGGGCTGAATTCGGTGCCCTGCACCCGTTCGCCCCGGCCGAGCAAAGCGCCGGTTATCAGCAACTGACCTTTGAGCTGGAAGCGATGCTCTGCGCCGCGACCGGCTATGACTCGATCTCGCTGCAACCGAACGCCGGTTCGCAAGGCGAATACGCCGGTCTGCTGGCCATTCGTGCCTACCACCAGAGCCGTGGCGAAGACCGTCGCGACATCTGCCTGATCCCCTCGTCCGCCCACGGCACCAACCCCGCTACCGCCAACATGGCCGGCATGCGTGTAGTCGTCACTGCGTGTGATGCCCGTGGCAACGTCGACATCGAAGACTTGCGCGCCAAGGCCATCGAGCACCGCGAACACCTCGCCGCGCTGATGATCACTTACCCGTCGACCCACGGCGTGTTCGAAGAAGGCATCCGCGAAATCTGCGGCATCATTCATGACAACGGTGGCCAGGTGTACATCGACGGCGCCAACATGAACGCGATGGTCGGCCTCTGCGCGCCGGGCAAGTTCGGCGGCGACGTTTCGCACCTGAACCTGCACAAGACCTTCTGCATTCCTCATGGCGGTGGCGGTCCTGGCGTCGGCCCGATTGGCGTCAAGTCGCACCTGACTCCGTTCCTGCCGGGCCACGCCCAGATGGAGCGCAAGCAAGGCGCGGTCTGCGCGGCACCGTTCGGCAGCGCGAGCATCTTGCCGATCACCTGGATGTACATCCGGATGATGGGCGGCGCAGGCCTCAAGCGTGCATCGCAGCTGGCGATCCTCAATGCCAACTACATTTCCCGTCGTCTGGAAGAGCACTACCCCGTGCTGTACACCGGCAGCAATGGTCTGGTGGCACACGAGTGCATTCTGGATCTGCGTCCGTTGAAAGACAGCAGCGGCATCAGCGTCGATGACGTGGCCAAGCGCCTGATCGACTTCGGCTTCCACGCCCCGACCATGTCGTTCCCGGTGGCTGGCACGCTGATGATCGAGCCGACCGAAAGCGAATCCAAAGAAGAACTGGACCGCTTCTGCGACGCCATGATCCGCATCCGCGAAGAAATCCGCGCAGTGGAAAACGGCACCCTGGACAAGGATGACAACCCGCTGAAAAACGCACCGCACACCGCTGCGGAAATCGTTGGCGAGTGGGCGCATCCGTACAGCCGTGAGCAAGCGGTATACCCGGTTGCGTCGCTGATCGAAGGCAAATACTGGCCACCGGTCGGCCGCGTCGACAACGTGTTCGGCGACCGCAACCTGGTGTGCGCTTGCCCGTCGATCGAAAGCTACGCTTAAAGCTGTGTGGGGGCGGTCCAACCGCCCCTTTCAAGAACACCGCATATCCGTGTGGGAGCTGGCTTGCCTGCGATGGCGGTAGGTCAGTCACATCTTTGTTGCCTGACCCACCGCCATCGCAGGCAAGCCAGCTCCCACAGGATCGCAGCACACTTCAAGATCTGTGCCGATCCCCATAACAAGAAACCGGAGAACCACTCATGTCGTTAAGCGTGTTCGACCTGTTCAAGATTGGCATTGGCCCCTCCAGTTCCCACACCGTCGGCCCGATGCGCGCCGCTGCCCGTTTTGTCGAAGGCCTGCGCCGTGAAAACCTGCTGGGCGTCACCACCTGCGTCAAGGTCGAGCTGTACGGCTCGCTCGGCGCCACCGGCAAAGGCCATGGCAGCGACAAGGCCGTGTTGCTGGGCCTGGAAGGTGAACACCCGGACACCGTGAACACTGAAACCGTCGCGGCCCGGCTACAGGAAATTCGCGGCAACGGTCGTTTGAACCTGCTCGGCGAACACAGCATTGCGTTCAACGAGAAAGAACACCTGGCGATGATTCGCAAGCCATTGCCCTATCACCCCAACGGCATGATCTTCCGTGCATTCGACGCTGCGGGCCTGCAAATCCGCAGCCGCGAGTACTACTCGGTGGGCGGCGGTTTTGTCGTTGATGAAGACGCGGCCGGTGCCGACCGCATCGTCGAAGACGCCACACCGCTGACCTTCCCGTTCAAAAGTGCCAAGGACCTGCTCGGGCATTGCGCGACTTATGGCTTGTCGATCAGCCAGGTAATGCTGACCAACGAAAGCGCCTGGCGCCCGGAAGCGGAAACCCGCGCCGGTCTGCTGCACATCTGGCAAGTGATGCAAGACTGCGTGGCTGCCGGTTGCCGCAACGAAGGCATTTTGCCGGGTGGCTTGAAGGTCAAGCGCCGGGCGGCGGCGCTGCATCGGCAACTGTG from the Pseudomonas sp. N3-W genome contains:
- the gcvP gene encoding aminomethyl-transferring glycine dehydrogenase gives rise to the protein MSQINLGTANEFIARHIGPRAGDEQAMLNSLGFDSLEALSASVIPESIKGTSVLGMDDGLSEADALALIKTIAARNQLFKTYIGQGYYGTHTPSPILRNLLENPAWYTAYTPYQPEISQGRLEALLNFQTLISDLTGLPIANASLLDEATAAAEAMTFCKRLSKNKGSHAFFASSHCHPQTLDVLRTRAEPLGIDVVVGDERELTDVSPFFGALLQYPASNGDVFDYRELTERFHAANALVAVAADLLALTVLTPPGEFGADVAIGSAQRFGVPLGFGGPHAAYFSTKDAFKRDMPGRLVGVSVDRFGKPALRLAMQTREQHIRREKATSNICTAQVLLANIASMYAVYHGPKGLTQIAQRIHHLTAILAKGLSALGLSVEQEHFFDTLTLKTGANTAKLHDKARARQINLRVVDAERLGLSLDETTSQADVETLWSLLADGKALPDFGTLAASVVSTVPAALVRQSPILSHPVFNRYHSETELMRYLRKLADKDLALDRTMIPLGSCTMKLNAASEMIPVTWAEFGALHPFAPAEQSAGYQQLTFELEAMLCAATGYDSISLQPNAGSQGEYAGLLAIRAYHQSRGEDRRDICLIPSSAHGTNPATANMAGMRVVVTACDARGNVDIEDLRAKAIEHREHLAALMITYPSTHGVFEEGIREICGIIHDNGGQVYIDGANMNAMVGLCAPGKFGGDVSHLNLHKTFCIPHGGGGPGVGPIGVKSHLTPFLPGHAQMERKQGAVCAAPFGSASILPITWMYIRMMGGAGLKRASQLAILNANYISRRLEEHYPVLYTGSNGLVAHECILDLRPLKDSSGISVDDVAKRLIDFGFHAPTMSFPVAGTLMIEPTESESKEELDRFCDAMIRIREEIRAVENGTLDKDDNPLKNAPHTAAEIVGEWAHPYSREQAVYPVASLIEGKYWPPVGRVDNVFGDRNLVCACPSIESYA
- a CDS encoding L-serine ammonia-lyase, whose product is MSLSVFDLFKIGIGPSSSHTVGPMRAAARFVEGLRRENLLGVTTCVKVELYGSLGATGKGHGSDKAVLLGLEGEHPDTVNTETVAARLQEIRGNGRLNLLGEHSIAFNEKEHLAMIRKPLPYHPNGMIFRAFDAAGLQIRSREYYSVGGGFVVDEDAAGADRIVEDATPLTFPFKSAKDLLGHCATYGLSISQVMLTNESAWRPEAETRAGLLHIWQVMQDCVAAGCRNEGILPGGLKVKRRAAALHRQLCNNPESALRDPLSVLDWVNLYALAVNEENANGGRVVTAPTNGAAGIVPAVLHYYMRFIPGANEDGVVRFLLTAAAIGILYKENASISGAEVGCQGEVGVACSMAAGALCEVLGGSVSQVENAAEIGMEHNLGLTCDPIGGLVQVPCIERNAMGSVKAINAVRIALRGDGQHFVSLDKVIRTMRQTGADMKSKYKETARGGLAVNIIEC